Proteins encoded together in one Chryseobacterium taklimakanense window:
- a CDS encoding T9SS type A sorting domain-containing protein, which yields MKKTLLTLMISSCFANFYSQITIGSGTTTGSLPADNNYNFTFSEQIFTKTEINAEGPGQITGVKFQLSPSAAIDKSDLLDVWIGHTTKSSFAVSNDWVPVSNLTNVFSGKVVNNNGSVEITFTAPFDYNNTDNLVIAVNEKQPSYNYSSSKYYNFASSVTNSAIYKTDLLGTAPINPASPGSYSRTSFKSIITLLGLTKSSAVLVPACPTISTPASYSSNISINPDFTWNPSQDATSYKLTVSTTATGSDILNAQPVTGTSYKLSTPLEYNKKYYVKITALNSAGESTGCSYTSFTTKPAPPANDNCSTATLINTFPYKFTQNDGGGATQTDFVKVCKPAGDMNDGVWYTFQGTGDEMTIVVTPVSWNAKLGLYSGTCGQLVCETNVDAAGLGEAETLNIKSEANKTYYLNVGQWSTSTDSPEGNFDISLTVSGTLGVGTANKTKIILVTNSVKDEIQFFNPYEISNVEIFDLSGKKVKSFTKVQERHSVSDLTKGIYLVKMILQSGVVVTEKIIKN from the coding sequence ATGAAGAAAACTTTATTAACGTTAATGATTTCATCGTGCTTTGCAAATTTCTATTCTCAAATCACAATTGGGAGTGGAACAACGACGGGCTCTTTACCTGCAGACAATAATTACAATTTTACATTTAGCGAGCAAATTTTTACCAAAACTGAGATAAACGCCGAAGGACCTGGGCAAATAACTGGAGTTAAATTTCAGTTGTCACCCTCTGCTGCGATCGACAAATCAGATCTTTTGGATGTTTGGATAGGACATACTACGAAAAGCTCGTTTGCTGTTTCGAATGATTGGGTGCCAGTCTCCAACTTGACAAATGTATTTAGTGGAAAGGTTGTCAATAATAATGGTTCGGTAGAAATTACTTTTACAGCGCCTTTCGATTATAATAATACAGATAATCTAGTAATCGCAGTAAACGAAAAGCAACCCAGTTATAACTATAGCAGCAGCAAGTATTACAATTTCGCAAGTTCAGTTACCAATTCTGCGATTTATAAAACTGATTTGTTAGGGACGGCTCCTATAAACCCAGCCAGTCCTGGGTCATACTCACGCACGTCGTTCAAATCAATAATTACTCTACTTGGTCTTACGAAAAGCTCGGCGGTTCTTGTACCTGCCTGTCCAACGATATCAACTCCCGCGAGCTACTCCTCAAATATCAGCATAAATCCAGATTTCACGTGGAATCCGTCCCAGGATGCAACTTCATATAAACTAACGGTTTCCACAACAGCGACTGGCAGTGATATACTAAATGCACAGCCTGTGACTGGGACATCGTACAAACTCTCTACTCCTCTGGAATATAACAAAAAATATTACGTAAAAATTACAGCGCTAAATTCCGCCGGTGAATCTACCGGTTGCAGTTATACATCTTTTACCACAAAACCAGCTCCTCCTGCAAATGATAATTGCAGCACGGCTACATTAATCAATACATTTCCATATAAATTCACCCAAAATGATGGCGGTGGTGCAACGCAGACAGATTTCGTGAAAGTTTGTAAACCTGCAGGGGATATGAATGACGGCGTATGGTATACCTTCCAAGGTACCGGAGATGAAATGACGATTGTGGTTACGCCTGTATCCTGGAACGCAAAATTAGGTCTTTATAGCGGTACGTGTGGGCAATTGGTGTGTGAAACTAACGTAGATGCAGCAGGATTAGGCGAGGCGGAAACCCTTAATATAAAATCTGAAGCTAATAAAACTTATTATCTAAATGTTGGACAGTGGTCTACATCGACTGATTCGCCTGAAGGAAATTTCGATATATCTCTTACAGTTTCTGGAACATTAGGGGTTGGTACAGCAAACAAAACTAAAATTATTTTAGTCACAAACTCTGTAAAAGATGAAATTCAATTCTTTAACCCATACGAAATTTCTAATGTTGAAATTTTTGATTTATCGGGTAAAAAGGTGAAATCATTTACTAAAGTTCAGGAAAGACATTCTGTTTCGGATTTAACTAAAGGTATTTATCTTGTTAAAATGATATTGCAGAGTGGCGTTGTGGTTACAGAAAAAATAATTAAAAACTAA